The Tenebrio molitor chromosome 2, icTenMoli1.1, whole genome shotgun sequence DNA segment tttaaaatctcccaatctccaTGAAGtatacttatatttttttttttagcacTGCAagctgtttttaaaattgttgattttaacaataataatgtttGACGTCACTTCAAAATTGTAGATATATTAGATcttagggggtcattcacgactcagataatttgcaaatcgttaacgaaacggcaaatacgtacaatgcttcaacaatatcagttgtcatggttttgaatttgcaatgtcTTATCGATCCTTACCAAGTTTCATGAATGACCcccttattaaataaataatataatgtattaatttcattttttgttcgacactgtcagaatttgagaattttcttctatgtgaacggattttgataaatgtcacaacttgtcaaaacgaaacgtcaagctaattttaaaggttttaagcgatttggagcccttaaagggctcgtcgaacaaaaaaacgttgtatttaactcgttcgtgtgtaaattgggccttttttggcactcgtgggcctttaaaacgctcgtttcactcgcgttttaaaatggcccacgcgtgccaaaaaaggcccaatttacatacaaactcgtcaaataaactactattttaaaaatgtattcaaatttTTCGCATTAATAAACCACCAAGTAATTAAATGTTTAGATTAGTCAATTTTGTCATATCATTCTTGCCGCCAAATTTTCTGGACCCTTGTGTAGTTTGTATCTCACTCTGTCATCTGTGGAGTATGTAGCACATAACATTTCACTCGCACTCATTGCTCAGCGGTgggtgtatttttataaatccgAGAACCGAGAATATGACAGCACAGACTAAAGATATATATTGGGTATGACAGCACTACAGTTCCACAGAgacccaaaaaattttagtttatataATTAGTTTTAGAGATGCTGTAATTAGTCTCTAGAATATTCAGCTCAAGTAAGTAACAATAATTACACATTTCACAATATTTCCGGCATgactaaatgaaaatttaaatgacaaaaaatttgatttttaggTTAACTTTTAAAAACTGTTCAAAGATAGATGTTATAAcgataataaattattgtttctcgtgaatttatatttatttagaatCGTACATCAAAAATGGGTATTCTCATAACAAAATTTAGGGTAAGTTGGTTCCATCAAAtgttatatttcatttcatcaGCTTCTTTCTGTTCTAGAAAAAGAAAACGACCTATGAAATCTTGGAAAAATTGGAGAATGAAATTCAGTCTATAGAAGAATTTAGACGAAGTACTGAACaaacacagaaaaaaatggtTGGTCGTTTCATATTTATTTCAGTTTGTGTATATTGTATTACAGCCCTcatattttacttttatttcttCCCAGCTTCTGCTTATGAGagaataatttatataatACCATTAATTATACTACCAATATTGTAagcattgtttattttttgatgtataagtatttttctataaaaataTTCCAGGTTACTTTTATTAAAACGTATTTTATCATGGTAttataatagaaaaattaggAAAAACCAGAAGAAACTATCCGGTTTGAAAgatgaaaagaagaaaattttggAAGAAGTTATGGACAAAGAGACTTACAAAGTTGCAAAAACTATTTTAGAAAAGTTTGCTCCTGAACAAGTAAAGAAAAACACATCATTAACTAATGAAAGTACACCTGTTAAGAGTGGACCTTTAGCTCCTTTTAATTCAGCTCTTCAGAACCAAACAggtaatttttattgactcatgcttacattaaacataaaaactTGGAAAGTAGATTTAATTGATGCAGGTATAAATTAAACTAGatgttttctaatttttaatgaaaattctcCATAAATTAGgtaaagtttaataaataagctTGTAAGAAATTTATCTGCCTTTGAATAAGATACATATTTCAAGTAGAAACTGTTTTAAATAACACTTTATTAAAgctaattataattataaaaattcttTGATGTAGTGTTAAAAATGACTTTTCACAGGTTTAAGGTATAGAGGTCAGTTTTCTGCAATACCTAATCGCTTGACTTTTGGACCTTCTGCAACTCCAAAGTTAAAACAAACTTTTATACCATCTACTACCCCTGCATTGCTTGCAAAATCTACTTCTCAGTCACAAAGTGTGATACCAAGTGTAGGACGCCCTGCAGCCCCTAGCACCCCTTTGCTGTTGCCAAGGGCTATTTTGCCTAGGGAGCGTTCTGTTTTAGACAAAATGGTTGATTATCTTGTTGGAGATGGTCCTTCCAATAGATATGCACTAATTTGTAAAACTTGTTCTAGTCATAATGGTAAgtttaattttcttctagtcagaaatataattattaacaTTTGATTACTATTTTCAAAGGGATGGCTCTCAAAGAAGAATTTGATTACCTGTCATTTAGATGTTGTTATTGTTTGTCTTTTAATCCTGCTCGTAAGAAAAGACCAATAGCTCCCAAATTAGAAAGTTCTCTTTCccctaataaaaataaaaaatcagatATCTCAGATTCGGACAGGGATTCATCTTGTGAGACAGATTCTGATTCAGAATCAGAAGTTGTCACTCCTCTAATAACAGAACCACCAAGTGACTCAATCAATGAGTACATACAAAATGATAATAAAGTGACAAATTTGTCAGATTCTGAAAAATTATCAGATGTGGAAGCAAAAAATTCAGAGACTGAGTCAACTGTGGAAACTGACACTAATATAGAATCAACTGAAGTAAATTTAaaccaaaaaacaaatgaagctaaaaataaatttgaaaatgaggTTACAGAATCCATTATATCAAATGAAACAACACAAGACTGACAAATAAATActattataacaaaaaaaaatgttctcttTGTACCTAACTTTATAAAAGGGGAAAACGTGTTTATTgctaaatcttttttttttgttttgttttagtaTATTTATgatctatttattatttttgctttgtataatgtaaaacaagtaatattatttaattatattgcTTTTCGTTTctctaaaatttttgacatgttCTATAAAGAATCAACAATTAACGGATTAGCAGGTTATGGAttgtttttgtcaaaaattggGTGCCTTTCTGCATTTTATACATTTCTCAATAAAGCTTATTACATCTGAACACGTTTTATTGcaaacagtatttttgatattGTTGTAATACAATCATGTTATTATTCCTCATTCAACATTTGAACATGTTATTTTGGCGCCCACATGAATTAATCAACAACATCAAAAAATAGACTAAGAGCTCTTCCAGATTTGAGTATTGTTTATGAGATGCTCGTATCTCACAGATAACATTCATATTCTATTCTATAGCTATTCACACCGTCTTGTAAGACGGATATAGTAATTTTCGTTATCTGCTAAATCTTTTTTTATGAAGCCCTTCACACACGCGTAGTTTTTCAAGTGAAAAAGTTCAGTATCATAGGCatagtattgggtgattcaaaatgattgtcgccaagtatggcaactatgtacgaaaatgtatgtggcaactgtgtggatgaggtagagttgtcatttatatgacatttcataagcgtgcacttgatttttttgatatcattacacactgatttgacagttttcaaaattgcgcgactatgaactgtcaaagaaatacccacacagttgccccataaattttcgtacatagttgccattcttggccacaatcattttgaatatgTATAAGAAACACGTAGTTAttatattaagcataacataattacataaacatttttgttttataatacaaaaatttatataatttatttaatttatatgtaTAAGTATTTCAAAAGTGACTATAGAGCATACAATCTTTGACAATGTgaagttaattattttaagaTGAACCCACAGTCTTCTCCTTTCGTCCATAACTCATTGCAGTGTTCGCAAGTAATTCGGAGTACcgagtactatcgcggccaaaatactttggtcgtcaatgtgacataaatgacattcaattgtaaagcaaactttaggatgtttaaccttattttttactactgtcaaaattatctatctatcagtgtcatacgggtgcggtaaatcccagctgcggaggcagggttcaaaagcaaaagatcaacatggtcacggtttagacaaccttcagaagcaagtaagacgattctacggggtgatcaataaggactgtttaagttggtaacactgaatcgtattttaaatcgtataacaggagtaacttccggttgttgctggcttgtcgttgttaatgctatacctatatcagatatttgtcaaataaaccaacaaaacacatccagttacagtgttataaataaaaattttcttaattgtattgccaacttaaacagtccttcttgatcacccggtatatttatcaaaaactgaaggtgccatatttttgacaagaataatttgaaattgtcatgtatattgacattaatacttgatttacatttgaagtgtcaaaaagtgacgaccaaagtattttggccgcgatagtacctaCCATGTACCCGGTGCCCGACGTAGTAGCCGCTTGTTTCCTATAGCAACTCTGTCTGACATATACAGTATCTAATGTTTGAACAGCCCTTAAAAGTATATTGAACAAAAAGTCACAATTCTTGATTTCTTGATAatctacaaaacaaaaaaaaaaaaacttaaaaactgAATTATATTAGAAGGTTGACCGCGACTTACTATAGTATCAAACATGTCataaaaatatctgcattataaaataaaaattcttcaatTGCTAAAAACAGCTGTACTATATTTCACAATGTATGTTTATGATAGTGAAAAAAGGTAAAAAGCCGTAACATGCCGTAACGTGTTATTATTTCATTCTGGCATCGAAATAGCCGAATTATGCATTGCATTGAAAACAATTGAAGTTGTCTTGCATGTGTCTTGCCATTGTCATGCGATCAGCTTTAGAGACGTCAGATTTTAGGTTTATGTTTTTATACTAATGGTTTTTCTAATTGCAGAGAAAGTGTCCTTTTTTTCACTGATGGGATTCCCATTCTTGAAAAAAGGTACATAATTTCTACTTTATGTCAGTAGgttcttgttgcataaattactatttttattaaattaaaatcactTTCTCTAACcttttgttaataaaacacAATGGTAATCACAATGTTTTACTTAATCTTTTGTCAGGAAATCGTGAAGATATAATTtccaaatcaataaaaattccCGCACTTATTCAAAATGGTCATTGGTACTTTTGCTGTcgacatcgttaaatgttattGGTTATGATCAAGTGATGATTGACATTCGCTTTTAAAAATGGATTGAATTAAGCAATTAAGTGGAAAAGTGGAACAAACAGCTATTAACATCATTATCATTTTAAGAAATTGAGTTTCAAcgcaaaaaattgcaaatgaggtgtcttttttatttactgaAGATATATAAATCTAATAGTTAAATTAACTGCACTGCCTTTTAGTGGAGAGGCAAGTCCAATTTCGGATAAAATGGATATTTCAGAAACATCTGATACATCTAGTCATGAAACGAGTAATTTTAGTCGAGTTGCAAGGTTTGTCAATGATGCAGAACACAAAAACATAGAGGATGTAGTTCTGGATAACACAAAATATGATGAAACTACAGCATTATCTAATAAGAATGTTTCTGCCACACAGAATGCAACAAATTCACATCCTTTAATGTATACATGTTCATCACCTACATCACCTGATTGTCCTTACTTGATACCTGAAAAGCCCAAAAATAAACATACaagttttgataaatataataGTCGACAACAGGACCACCACAAAGATTTAGCAAATGTTTCAGAATTTGAAAACTTTGAAAAgcaatttcattttgaaatgcCGCTTTCAGAAGAGTATAATCAATTACCTGGTTAGTTTTAAATGTGCACAATTTGCTGTTTTATTCTATGTTGTTGTAGATTTTCCAGAGAGCCCTTCTGCTTTAAAAAAGTCATTGATGTATGATTTACCTTTAGAAATTAATAACTTAGAATTAAGTGATACAGAAAATGATAAATCTGTGTATGAAGCACACCTTAGTTCTAATCTACAGAATGTTTGTCTCACAATGAATGAGAAAGAAGGTAAGTATATTTAGATATTTTTGATAAGATATGTTCACTGTAACACCATAGAATCTGCAAAATGTTTAGTTTATTAATCATATCTAAATAGTGTTATatcaatatttacaaaaagaataaaaacatTGAATTTAATGTTAgttataatttgtaaataatttaggCAGTTCTTTCATGGAAATTCTGTAtgttatttactaattatcTTTTATGGTTCAATATGTTAAtcattcttaaaaaaatatcaaatatgtattacataAATGTAGTAATCAAATTTTCTATTCTTTGTGATGTGATGATGATAGATTGCTCTATACTTAtagtgtgttttttaaatattttatcttgCATTTAGGAAACTTGAATTTTCTGGCCCATAAGAAACGCAGTAATAAACTTCGTAGGGTGAAAGTAATGCACACTGAAGCGAGTGAAGAGAGTGATATTTCTTCTCTTGATAGTATCTCAGAGAGTTTAAAATCAGAACATGTATTTACGGGTCAGTTGGAAATAAGTACTGAAGATCAAGAAAACAATGACAATTCTCCAGAACCAATTGAGCCACTTAGCGCTGCTGATGAACGAAGACATGCGCGGGATTGGCAAAAGATGGTATTACCAGGAGGTGAACAAAGAATCATTGACATGCGTGTGATTGAACCTTATAAAAGAGTACTTTCACATGGAGGATatcttagagctggaggtcaCACTGCTATCGTTATTTTTTCAGCTTGCTTTTTACCAGATAGATCAAGAGTCGATTATGTATATGTTATGGATAACCTCTTTTTGTATATTTAAGATGATTTATATATTTCCAATTATTAATGATATGTTTTTAAGGTATATACTTTGGACTTTGGAGCGACTTGTAACTGATGATTATGTCTTAGTATATCTGCATGGAGGTGCTACGAGATTACCTGCCTTTAGTTGGCTTAAAAAGTGTTACCAAATGGTGGGAAGAAAACtgagaaaaaatttaagtcaTTTATATTTGGTCCACCCTACTCTATGGATTAAAACTATGCTGTTTATGGCTAAGCCATTTATTAGGtgcttatatttttttcatgattGTTAAAGATGataacaattttcttctagttCAAAGTTCTATCGAAAAATATCATATGTAGCTTCATTACGAGAATTGATGGTGCGTGTTCCGTTGGAGGCAGCTGCTATTCCAGATAAAGTTAAGGCGTATGACAACTTACATTGCATCACATAGTTTGCTAAACTTTACCGTCATGCCTTGCCTATTTTGTTTTGATACATCgaattatttatatatttataaaacctttttttaaattgaattattgattttgtttatttttttagaaaaatgttgAGATGTGGTGTTTGTGAAGTAATATATTTCATTAGCAATATGTCtgtaaaatgtaataaatgaaGGAAATTGTTAGTAGAATTATTTATGTGGTTACTTATggtaaacaaatttgattcCAGTGTGGAGTCtactaaaagttttattattttgatgaTAACGTTCAAAataaagtgattaaaattgcagaAGATGTTAGTATAGGTAGTATTTAgtagtttttgattttgttaaagTAACTTTTTGTATAAGATTAAAAAGATTGAGAATAATCACCAATTTGTTAGTACTAGCAACAGTAAAAGTTATATTTTATTAGAATATGTACTTTTATCGAATTTGCTGATTTAAATATGCAAGTATGTTTGAATCATTCTAAAGATTGGTTGCAGCAATCTTTTTGCACAATAAGTACATATACCATCAGATTTTAAGAGTATAATGTTCACTTTCTGATTTACAGTCGTacttaatgtaaaaatttaaaatagtgttatttttatgtttgatTACAAAAAGTTCGCGGTTTTACTTTCAAATATCGAGGGATTTTATTTCCCTACGTTGGTATTACTAGACGTAAAGGATCTTGCGATTGTGTTTAGAGATATATCATAGAAAAGAACCAAGAATATCCCGTAAAGCTGTAAAGTGCTGGTGGTTGGGTGTGTaagtttaaacaataaattccgCAATAAAGTCGCGGATCAATGGTTTCATTGTTAAATTAACTCTTCGTTGATTATTATCGTGTTAATAAATGTGAATTGATTATATAAGAAGATAACAATGAGTAAAAAGTGCGCGAGGTGTGAAAAGACTGTGTATCCCACTGAAGAACTTAAATGCTTGGATAAGGTgaatctaatttattttacagtAAAGTAATTGGTTAAGAgctgattttaaaaattctcattttaACTACTAAAATTACGTTCGCCCATAATAAAGTAATAAGTTAAGCTTATTCGTATTACCATTTATAAAAAAGTTGGTctcattaaaataattcagtCAAGGCTGTTAATAGAAGAAAATGagtcacaaaaatttaagccACTTCCCTTTAATAGCATTAATGATTGCCCACTTTAGtaataaatatatgtattatacaTTTTGCATAAATTGAATGTgctttataatattttttccacagATTTGGCATAAACCATGCTTCAAATGCAAAGAATGTGGAATGGCCCTTAATATGAGGAATTACAAAGGTTTCAACAAGGAGCCGTATTGTGAAGCGTAAGATttactaatttaattttccataAGTGTActttattgtttaattaatatacTAACTTTATTGGTGTATCACCTAGCTGATAGGTAAAGGATTCATTATTCAAAGAAAGCTAAAGAGATGATGTCATGCTCTACAAAGTAGATTTAGtcaattttcaattgttttctttCAGTTAACATTCTTTGATTCATTGAAATGATTTCCATCTGTGTTCTACTTCTTTTTAGTGGTAAACCCAGTAAATTGCAAAATCAAGGAAGGCATTTTCATAATTCAGTGGTTTAATGTGGAACAACATACCatatttttttggctttgtggGATTGCACAACTTGATGTAGAGATATTTGCCATCGTCTAcaattcatgttaattcacacacattttttttccaacaatTTAACTTACGTGACCCATCATTGTTTTACATTGAGGTCTTCAATTGTATTTGGTAGATTCTATTTggaactatttttttaaaattgtaataagtAGACCTCAAATGTCTACTTTCGcatctattttataaaatttattttatctttggtgtgtaaaatataaatgtcactgattaatgaaacattttcCTTTGATtgactttacattttttttttcttcagagATTTAAGAACATATTCAGCGTTGCGATTATGTATGGAACCGGCTCCGTCCCGCTAAAATGCTTTATGGCAGAaccctgaaattttaaatgcattAAAAGTtacttattaaattaaaaacaaaaaaaatccacgttttcaaaatataaagccaacttgatttttttttaaatagggcATCAttaaaaaacttatttttttagaacTAAATGAGATAATAGGTTTAGTGTTTTGTTCGACAGaatcttagaaaaaaattaaaatttaatgaaaataaaatgaaaacacgTAAATGACGCAGCATTTAAAATCCATCAAAaaaatagtttgatttttactttaaatcataagCGTTCTAAAATGtcagtttgacactagcgtaaaaaaattattgaaggtattttgtaaaatgccACAACATCTCACTCCGGttcagacagctagggctattgcaaagctagaagaaaattggtcgtcgGCTGCTGTGgggagagaattacattgcaatAAGACatgcatcttcaatataaaaaggcgttggcaagaaaacaggctgcacgaacgccaacgAATACACCCTAATTTATCTAACGAAACACTTTTAAATGGCCACgattgtactatggcggcaaaaaaattttggccgtcactttcttgacattcaagtaaagtgtaaataaacctttaggaaacgtaaccccactttcgattcttgtcattttgacaataaatttaaactgtttgaagctcagatattcaaaaacccgacatgaataaacaaaattagagcaatcgtacatatatataattgatttcatataaatgttcatcaagtgagctgtgcatgtgtaaaagcatctttaatttagttacattacaaaagtcacatttttgaaggtcatgtccaataaatcgttacttggtaaaaatacaaagacaaaaacaaataagaattactttaatttaatcagtaaaaaagcgtaacattgcttttgaaaacagcaatgttaaaatggacaacaaaactgaaaaattagtcaaatcgagTTCgagcagagcaagcaactttgaaaatcaaaatcaccaactttagctttaataccaacagaaaatcacattttcatggcttgcttagatgcacatatatatgaaattgagtatagataacctgaggtaaatgttctgtgtagtagaaatgacaaaataattttgagttttgaaatttaccacccaaaaaataacgttcataatcaagacggtaatcatgatgacaataaagtacggattataatttttttttttttttttgaattgacagacaatgacggccaaaattttttggccggcatagtacagggttattctaaatgattgtagtcgaagtaggccatgcccatgttattacgtttttgccgctttcatgtgaactgtcagttgtgtcgctgtcactgtcattttgtaggtgaaaagtgcggtgatgagatttttatttatttttgttaaattaacgattgaatccagaaatattgagttgttctacaatcaatttcaaaaatattgagttgttttgcacccaatttaacacatcattttgatgatttttttatgtggagcggcaaccataaattttacattcagttttcacgcctacttcgactacaatcatttagaataaccctgtactattccggacacggaatcttggccataactgacatttaactgacagatatgtgtgaactggcctttattgaatataacccaacttttgactcgataatgctatttccttgcttttttgatgtcagaataaaaacttcaaagtgatttttaataattgtcatttattaatgacgctaatgattggtttataacattttttttagaaatgtcaaaaaaatgttggccaagattccgtgtccggaatagtacctaGTTGAGTACATAAGTTTGCTATTTGAAACTTTATCATTCAAATACTTAGTATACAGTAATTGTTTCGTAAGTTTTGTgctcttaaaatttgataccgTTTGACACACCTTGCAATAAATGCTTTCAATGAAACTAAAATGCCAAAACTaaacgaaacgaaaatttaataaaatgtttcaattaatATTCGAACAATAGATAGGTATAACATGTTTCAAattaacttcaattttttttctaagattCTATCGAAGAAATCACCAAACCCATTATAtcatttaattctaaaaaaataagatttaTAAGGATGCCCTATTTAACCCATgtttccataaaaaaaatcaagttgtattttgaaaacatggataaaaaaatacagtgtggaataaaatgatttacatctagttacctttggaatttttgcacatgtaaattttcctgtaccgctctactttttttttttgaagtgccgaactattagttctgtcaataaatgtcatcaatcgatttgacaattgttacaatttactaaattgaattaacaaacgttggtggccactttcaacactagctctgtgacttgcttttgttagctcctttttaatttcaatctctactttgcattcatatcatcccttcgcaataaatcacgtttggaattttggaatattttgaggttaggctttttttttttgtagagcggcatttcgtatttttacaagggtaatgcaaaggtaactagatgtaaatcattttattccacactgtacattaaaacatttgaaagGTAGCTTTGAATTAGTCCTAAGTCTGTTTAAAATTTCAGGGTTCTAGCTTAAACCATTTTAGCAACCCTGTATACAAAC contains these protein-coding regions:
- the Lnpk gene encoding endoplasmic reticulum junction formation protein lunapark-A, yielding MGILITKFRKKKTTYEILEKLENEIQSIEEFRRSTEQTQKKMVGRFIFISVCVYCITALIFYFYFFPASAYERIIYIIPLIILPILLLLLKRILSWYYNRKIRKNQKKLSGLKDEKKKILEEVMDKETYKVAKTILEKFAPEQVKKNTSLTNESTPVKSGPLAPFNSALQNQTGLRYRGQFSAIPNRLTFGPSATPKLKQTFIPSTTPALLAKSTSQSQSVIPSVGRPAAPSTPLLLPRAILPRERSVLDKMVDYLVGDGPSNRYALICKTCSSHNGMALKEEFDYLSFRCCYCLSFNPARKKRPIAPKLESSLSPNKNKKSDISDSDRDSSCETDSDSESEVVTPLITEPPSDSINEYIQNDNKVTNLSDSEKLSDVEAKNSETESTVETDTNIESTEVNLNQKTNEAKNKFENEVTESIISNETTQD
- the LOC138123638 gene encoding protein prune homolog 2 isoform X1, which encodes MSGEASPISDKMDISETSDTSSHETSNFSRVARFVNDAEHKNIEDVVLDNTKYDETTALSNKNVSATQNATNSHPLMYTCSSPTSPDCPYLIPEKPKNKHTSFDKYNSRQQDHHKDLANVSEFENFEKQFHFEMPLSEEYNQLPDFPESPSALKKSLMYDLPLEINNLELSDTENDKSVYEAHLSSNLQNVCLTMNEKEGNLNFLAHKKRSNKLRRVKVMHTEASEESDISSLDSISESLKSEHVFTGQLEISTEDQENNDNSPEPIEPLSAADERRHARDWQKMVLPGGEQRIIDMRVIEPYKRVLSHGGYLRAGGHTAIVIFSACFLPDRSRVDYVYVMDNLFLYILWTLERLVTDDYVLVYLHGGATRLPAFSWLKKCYQMVGRKLRKNLSHLYLVHPTLWIKTMLFMAKPFISSKFYRKISYVASLRELMVRVPLEAAAIPDKVKAYDNLHCIT
- the LOC138123638 gene encoding protein prune homolog 2 isoform X2, giving the protein MDISETSDTSSHETSNFSRVARFVNDAEHKNIEDVVLDNTKYDETTALSNKNVSATQNATNSHPLMYTCSSPTSPDCPYLIPEKPKNKHTSFDKYNSRQQDHHKDLANVSEFENFEKQFHFEMPLSEEYNQLPDFPESPSALKKSLMYDLPLEINNLELSDTENDKSVYEAHLSSNLQNVCLTMNEKEGNLNFLAHKKRSNKLRRVKVMHTEASEESDISSLDSISESLKSEHVFTGQLEISTEDQENNDNSPEPIEPLSAADERRHARDWQKMVLPGGEQRIIDMRVIEPYKRVLSHGGYLRAGGHTAIVIFSACFLPDRSRVDYVYVMDNLFLYILWTLERLVTDDYVLVYLHGGATRLPAFSWLKKCYQMVGRKLRKNLSHLYLVHPTLWIKTMLFMAKPFISSKFYRKISYVASLRELMVRVPLEAAAIPDKVKAYDNLHCIT